The genomic region gcacaggccctagggcacacaggcttcagtagttgtggttcctggattctagagcataggctcagtagtcctggcacatgagcttagttgctttgTTAGGggggaccttcctggaccagaggtGGAACCCgtacctcctacattggcaggtggattcctcattgagctatcagggaagctccatattgctatttttaaaatggataagtgATAAGGACCcactgctgtatagcacaggaaactgctcaatattctataacaaCCTAGTtgggaatttgaaaaagaatagatacatgtatatgcataactgaatcactttactgtatacctgaaatttatacaacattgttaatcaactgtactcagatataaaataaaaagttaaaaaaaaatagattcagaCACTTTGGAAATCTGACTTAATATGAAGTATATTGCATTCACTGCAAGATGGTACCTATGTGTTCTAAGCAATATGTTTcgggtgctcagttgctcagtcatgtctgactctctctgacccgatggactgtagccagccaggctcctctgtccatggaattttccaggggagaatactggagtggattgccatttcttattcCACATTCGTTACTTTTTCATCATGATGCTTTTTCATCATGATGCTTTGAGTTTGCTCCTCCTTTGTGACCCACTCCTTGGGTCATCAGATATAGGGATGCTGGGCCACAGACATCCAGACCAGACATTGAAGCTGAAGTTACCTGTGCATCAAGCAAGATTTTCATTGCTATCAGGGATTTAGCAAGTTGGCCGTTGCACTGGCAGATTGTTTGAGACTGTGATTGTTAGCTGCCTTCTGAAGTCCTGGGTGAGATGCATGAAACCTGCAGAATTGGATCTATATGGACACGATAAAAGGTGGGCACGGGGAGTTTGTGCCTGTCCTCGCCTGTGTCCTCAGGTGCTGAGAAGTCATAGCTGTGCCATAGTTGCTGCAGAATCGGGGAAGGGTGACCGTCTGCAGGCTGCCGTGAGGAGAAATAGATTCGGTGCCTTTTTACAAAAGGAGCTATTTTTGTTCTGGACATATTTAGTGGCATAAGAAAAGAATTGACAGTTTAACTGGTTTTTTCTTAAGGAAAGGAAATCTGTTGTCTTAGTTTAATGATTTAGGTCTATTTATGGAACTTAATATACCCCATTTATAAGAggcaagaaaggggaaaaaactgataaaattagATCTTGGCAGGTTTTCATGGTCAGTGCTGTTCTACTTGGTGGATTATCCTCTGGAAGAAGCTGAACCATAAATTACAGTCCATTTGGTCAGTTTTAGCTCTGATTACAGTAGTGTCTAATGACCTCATACCCTTCAGCCCCATGACAGACACCCATACACACCTTCCGGGAGCAGCTTGGCACAGTGTGGGGTCTGGGTAGACACATAGGACCGTGTCCTCCAATCATATTTGTGCTCTGATCTCCCACTGCTGCTTCTGATCACAGAAGTGCTGACAAAGGGATAGGCAGCCTTTGTCATTGCACCTCCCCACACTGTTGCAGGCCCTGCCCCTCTGGCTGGATTGACTTTAAAGGAACTTAAGGGCTGGCACCTTCTTCCCcatcttcactttcctctttgtcCCTCTTTTGGAGCCAGACATTGAAGACTGCAGATGTTCGAAAGCAACCACCTCTACAGGGGCGATTAGTCTCCATGCATGCCTGGGGGAAGGCACAGGCTTAGACGTGAGCCAAGAGGACCTTGAGTTTTCAGTCCAGCTGATCCCTGGCACAGAGACAGCCTGCAGCCATCATGTCCAGTGAACCCTGGGGAAAGAGGAAAGACTGACATCCAAATGTCCCATGTTTGTTTTCAACAGACAAACCCCAAGGAATACAGAGAACCAGAAAGTATGACCCATTTGAAGGGAGAAAATAAACTAACCCGAAACTGTCCCTGAAGAAGGACCTAATGGTGGATTTACTAGTCAGACTTTAGAACAGCTTAGAGATGCCCAGAGAGCTAAAGGAAGAGGTGGGAAACATCAGGCAGCAAGGtatgaatgaaacagaaatatcATCAAAGAGATAGAAAacctaagtaaataaaaaagaagttctGGAGCTGAGaagtacaataactgaaatgggAAATTCACTAGAGGGATTTGTAGCCAAATAGGACAATGGGAAGAAAAGTGAACAGCGCTCCAGAGACCTGTGGAGTGGGTTCCCCTGGTCAGACCTCTGGGCTGTGGGGCCAGGGGTCTGGAAGATTCAAAACCAGGTGAGATGGTGGCAGAAGAGAGGTACTCTGGGGCCAGAGGCTGGGTGTCGTTCTCCCATCTCAGTGCTTAGGCTCTTTacagtctttttgttttctgtgaggTTCTGGTTTATATTTGTCTAGTATATCTCTGTTCTTAAGGAtacctttttcctttgctttttcagcAGTATTTTCCATCTGTTAGACTGGCCTTTGTATGAAAGGCGATTCTCCAGGATTTCTGGCCATGGGTTTATGTTTTCGAGGTGGAAATAGAACACTTTCCTTAAATAATAGACCAGTTTTTTACAGGAACCTGAAGAGTTGACATTTTGTgtgctgtgcatgctcagtcatgtccgattctatgtgaccccacagactgtagcccaccaggatttcccagcaagaatgctggggtgggttgccatttcctactccagggggtcttcctgacccagggatccagtctgtgtctgctgcactggcaggcagattcttctcccatgcatgcatgcatgctaagttgcctcagtcgtgtctgactctctgcgaccccatggacagcagcccaccaggtttctctgtccacgggatgctccaggcaagaatactggagtgggttgccatttccccctggtggctcagaggttaaagtgtctgcctgcaatgtgggagacctgggttcaatccctgggtcgggaagatcccctggagaaggaaatagcaacccattccaatattcttgcctggagaatcccgtggatggagtagcctggtgggctacagtccatggggttgcaaagagttggacacgactgagcaacttcactttcacttttcgctttctcCCCATACATAAAAGCAGCTCAACTTAAATAAAATAGgcctgttgttgttgtctagtcgttaagttgtgtgaggctccatggactgtagcctgccaggatttcccaggcaagaatgctggagtgggttgccattccctgctctaggggatcttcccaactggaaCTCTGTAATCATGTGGATTCTGATAAGAAGTGTTTTATGAGCTCTGTTTTATGGCATTAATCCCCTCATCAGCCTTGCAAGTTTTATTATCctgattttaaagatgaggaaccTGAGACAGCTATTAATAGAAGGAGTGGTGAAGACGGGATTTGAAGCCATACAGCCCCCTGTGCCTCTCCCGTACCTGAGGAACTCTGTTCCTTCGAAGAGGCAGGCTCCATAGCCCATCCCAGACCTGGAGGCAGAGACTCTCTAGTAAGGAGAGAGCTGTAAAACCAGTAATTTTTAAATCCCTGGGCTGTCAGGAAGAAGACCTCCACCTGGTGGAGCACGGTCGCCGGCTGCCTCAGCGTGGGGAGCCCCATGTACTTCCGCTCAGGAGCTCAGGAGTTCGGAGAACCAGGATGGTGGAAGCTCGTCCACAACAGGCCTCCGACCCTGAAACCCGAGGGAGAGAAGCTGTCCGCCTCCGCTCTGAAAGTGAAAGGTACTGTCGTAAGCCCGGAAATGCCAGTGTAGACGACCCACTTTTACCAGGCACGGCACCGTGGCCTCCCTGGAGCTGCTCTGATCCCCAGTTTTCTTCTAACACAGGTTTTTATGCCGTAAATAGtgtacaaaaatattttgtaacttCCTAATCAAGGAATCCCCTAAACAGGAGCCTGGTGTGGTATAGGccgtggagtcgcaaaagagtcagacatgacttagcaactttaTAAATTTCCTTTGGTGTCTGAAAGGTTGTCTGTTTTCAGTCaggtttttatgtttttaacctttttagtatgtaaaatgttaaatatatggATGTGAAGAGAGTTCATGTAGTGAATCCCTTTACACCTTTGTCTTCACTTTAGCTGTTAACCCTGGAAATCTACGTTTGTCTCATTTATCTGGGCCCCTGGGTgcttcctcccagccccccacccatCCACACCCTTGGATTATTTAGAAGGAACTTCCAGGTATCAGCagttctttcttaaatatttcattattagcCATAAGGATTCTTTCCTGTAACCTCACCATAATGGCATTTTCTCACTTATAAAAAACTAATAGTAGCTCCTTACTATCACATAttgatctgatttttttaatctaaaattgttttaataatgAACTTCTAACTTTTTAACAATATAACTGGGAATAAATCACATAGTATTGAAGCTATAAAGTCTGAAAGTCCCTCTCGCACCTCCCACAGCTTAACTTCAGCAGAGCCACTGTTGTCTCTTGTGAGTGCTTTTAGAAGTCTTCTTTGTATATTTAagcattttctttaaacaaacaaacaaactggttCATACTATATTACCTCTTCTCCATTTTTTCCACACTTACCAGTATATCTTGGCCATCTTTCCATAGCAGTACATGTAGTTCTgtcctgtttcttttatttcattgcatTTCACTGAGTAGCTGCATGATAACTAAACCATTACCTTGTTGATGCACATTTTggttatttctatcatttttgttatttaaacaatactgtaattatatacatttgccaatattttgtgataaattGCTAGAAATAGGTTGTTGTATCAAAGGgtatatatttattcaaaattttaGACATATTACCAAATTACCCTCCAAAAAGATATGATAAACTTTTGCTCTACCGAAAGACATGAAAATACCCGTTTCCCCCTGTGCTCTCTGAGCATTATCAAActtttagtgttagtcactcagtcgtgtccaactctttgtgatcccatgaactgtatgtagcctgccaggctcctctgtccatggaattctccaggcaagaatactggagtgagttgccattcccttctccaggggatcttcccgacgcagggattgaacccagacctcttgcattgcagattctttatcatccctGAGCCACCCCAGTTTCTAAACTTTTAACTTTTACCAGTTCCAGTAAGTGAAAGACCGTGTGGAAGTGTTTGTATTTGCATTATAATTCCTTTTTCCTGGTTAAGAGAAATTTTAATCTTAGTTCAGGGCACTCATTGAACATTTCTCTTTCTATGGTAGTAGTAGATTCACAATAAGTTATTAAAAGTAGCTAACGCTGAATTggtatttaaaaatttagatcTTTTGTTcttcaccagcagcctccaaaccAACTTTAGATCCCATCATCACTGTTGAGGGACTTAGAAAGCGAGCGAGTCGGAATCCTGTGGAATCTGCCATGGAACTGAAAGAGAAAAGGTCTCGGACTCAGGAAGCCAAGGACATCAGGAGAGCCCAGAAGGAGGCGGCTGGCTTTGCTGACCGGAGCAGCTCTTCCACGCCTGTAAAGTTCATCAGCCGAGGCCGCAGGCCGGATGTgattctggagaagggagaagtcATCGACTTTTCGTCCCTGAGCTCCTCGGACCGCACCCCGCTCACGAGCCCATCACCCTCGCCATCCCTGGACTTCTCTGCCCCAGGGACCCCAGCCTCTCACTCAGCCACACCCAGCCTGCTTTCAGAAGCCGACCTCATTCCAGACGTGATGCCGCCACAGGCCTTGTTTCACGGTGAGCCATTGTGCTGGGGCCTCAGGGCCTGTGTGGCCCTGGGGGGAGTGGGTGCGCTCTCCTTGGGGGGCAGTGGGGCCACATTTCCTTACCTGCTTTCTGCTCCTCACAGATGACGATGAGATGGAAGGGGACGGTGTCATAGACCCTGGGATGGAGTATGTCCCGCCCCCTGCCGGCGCGGCTGCCTCAGGGACAGGGCTCGGGGGCAGAAAGAAGGTCAGGGCCCCTGAGCAGATCAAGCAGGAGGTGGAGAGTGAGGAAGAGAAGCCCGACAGGATGGACATCGACAGTGAAGACACAGACTCCAACACGTCTTTGCAGACAAGGGcgagagagaagaggaaacctGTGCTGGAGAAGGACCGGAAGCCCAAAGGGCCCAAGTTCACCCCCGTGAGCATCTATGAGGAGAAGCTGCTCCTCAGGCGATTGGAGGCCTGTCCTGGGGCCGTGGCCATGACCCCGGAGGCCCGGCGGCTAAAGCGGAAGTTGATCGTCCGGCAGGCAAAGAGGGACCGTGGGCTGCCGCTCTTTGACCTGGACCAGGTCGTGAACGCTGCACTCCTGTTAGTGGACGGAATTTACGGGGCCAAAGACGGAGGAGTTTCCAGGCTTCCAGCTGGACAGGCCACGTACAGGACGACCTGTCAGGACTTTAGAATCCTTGACCGGTACCAGGTGGGTGTTGTCTCGCTCTCCAACTCCTGGGACTGCGGCTCCCTGGTGCATTCAGGAGAGTGGAAGAACAGTGAGGGAAGAAGTGCAAAGATGGCTGGGCAGTGTTTAATTGTCCAACGTGAACATTCCTGAATACCTCTGAGTTTGggtttctgttttccttctggGTATTCCAGACAGAACCTAGACATTATcttcatgtctcttaagtctctgaGGGCGGCTACTCGTGGTCTGGGTTGTAGCTTTGATTGGCAGGTTTGTTGAGGATGTACAATGTGCCAGTGTACCGGACACTGACCTGAGCAGGAGTGAAGGCGTGGTTTTGTCAGTGTAGTTAGGATACGCCCTGCAGGAAGAGCAGCAGGTCAGCATGGTGTCCACATGGAGGACGCTGGTGTGTTAGCGCTCCAGGGACAGGTGATTCCACCACAAGTGCCAGACTCCGCCTTCCCACGGCAGGAGCCAGCCAGCCTCTCTCCCTGTGTCTTGCTGGCATTGTTGCTGACCATTCCTTAACTAGTTTTGCTATTCTAATGGCTTTAAAATGAagtcttgtgttttttttgtttgttttttggatgcatttctttgattacaggTGAAGTTAGAACATTCTCCTATTTCCTGATTGGTTGTGCATTGTGTGTCTGGACTGTTTGGACTCTTTCCTGTCTTCTTCTGTGGTGGTCTGGCCTTTTACCTGTCTTCTCTGGACACTGGTGGGGTGTGGACTTCGCTGCTGGTATTCTGGTTACCCAGCACTGCGCTGCATGTGGGGCTGTTCTTCCCAGTGCTAGGCCTTTGCCTATGGCCCTTTCTATTTGAAATGCTCTTTGTTGAGTTCTGGAATTTCCTGgcatctatttctgtttgtttggagCACTCCTGTTATCTGGCTATTGAACCCTCTTGACCAGAGGTTTGCAAGCCTTTTCTGTGAAGGGTCAGAGAGTAAGTAGCTGTAGCTTTGCTAGCCAGCTCTGCTGTGTAGTATGAGGGCAGCATACATGACATGTGATGAAAGGGCATCACTGTATGCCAGAACAGTATGGACAAAAACAGGCTGGATTCGCTCTCTGGGTTCTGTGGTTTCCAAAGACCTTCACTCCAGATGGATCCCTGTAATTCTTTTCCCTGTTTCTCCTTCCGGGAAGCCATaacctgcctgcctgcatctTAGGAACCTTGTCAGGAGAGCCAGGGGCTGACCATGCAGTTGTTAAACTTTCCCTGGGCCTCCCTGTTTTCTGGACAGAACTTCCACCCTTGGCTGCATCAGAATCTCTCATTGGAGCCTCCAGAGAGTCTGGTCTGCCCTGAAGGGAGAGGTTGTTTCTGTATGTGGATGGCAGAAGTGTCATTGGAGCTTTAATACCTCTTGACCCAAGAGACCCTCAGTCCATGGCCCCCTGCCCGCCCTCAGCTTCAGTTGGACCTGATGTCCCTGTTGCCTTGCTGACCTGAGGCACTGGGTCTGGCCTGTCCTCATGGGCACCTTTGGTTTGGGCTCTCCTGGTCTTAGTCAATTGCCACTTATTCATATGCTTTTGTTGCTGTCATCTGCTCACctgttctttgttccttttaataCCTATACTTAACTGTTGAAATTATGAAAGGCATCATACCCATACAAGAACGCATATGAGTATAGTTTAGAGGTTAATTAGGTCAATAACTATGAATCTAGCTCCTGGGTTAAGAAACAGGGCATTAAAACCACCTTAATTCTGcagactgcctgctccccagaGGAAGTAACTCTCACTTTTAGTGTTAACCATTccctctgccttttaaaattctttatccatAAACAGTGTAGGAAGCATGGATGGAGCCATGTGAGGACATTGCTGCTGTTAGATGAAGGCTTCCGGCAGAAGATAGGCTTAATGGGTTTTGCGGGTCACTGATGcagactgaattgtgtcctcaAAAGTGTGTATTGTCCTGACTCCTGGTGCCTGTGCATGTGACCTCACGTGGAAATAGGGCCTTTGCAGATATAAGTAGTTAAGCTGAGGTTGCATGGGGCAAAGTGGGCCCTTAGCCCAGCGTGACTGGTGTCCTTCCAAGAACAGGAGAGACGCCCTGTGACGGCCCAGGCAGCAGTTCGAGCAGTGTGTCTGCAGAGCTGAGGGGCACAGGCCTTGCAGCCACATCAGAAGCTGAGAGAAGGGCCTGGCATAGGTTGTCCCTTGGAGTCTCAGAGAGCACAGCCCTGCTGAGGGGTCTTACTGCTCTGCACACAGCTTTAACCTGCACCTTAGTTCTCTGCCTGCCTTATTCCTGGTTCCAGACGAAACTTGTGCTACCACTTGCATTGTAAGAGGATTCTGCAGTACACGTTGGGCTGGTTCTCACTTCACCCAAAGCCAGCTCCAGATTCTGGCTTGAAATCTCTTAATTTGTATCTGTTTGCTCCCCAGTTACTGTGGTTTATTTTGATCTTTTTGTTCTTGtgtgtttgtcttttatttatttatttttaaagtctacttCTATAGTTGTGGTGGAGTTttgggaagaagtaaaattaaatgTTTGTGTATCATCCCCCATCTTAACCTGGAATATTAGTATCACTTTAATACGGTTACATAGGGGAGCAGCCGTAAATGCGTTTGTTCAGTCCACTTGCCTTCTTGTCCTCTGATCAGTATATTCATAGCTGTAACTGTCCCTGTGATATTTTAGCTGTTACTCATGACTTTTGAAATGATGTGACTTTTTTTATAGTTCAGTATTTAGTGTTTTGCAATTTTTGTTAGCCTTTCCTCTTTAACCTGAGAGTTATTTAGTGCTAAATAACTCTTAGTTTTCAGATACGTGAGAATTTTTATACTATCTTTTAGTAAGTGATTTAATTTCTAATCAGATTATATTGTAGTCAGAGAAAATAGTCTATGTGATGTTGATTCTTTTCTATAGAGAAAATCGTATGTTccgtttttattctttttataggtCCTAACTTAAgacatgtatttctttttctgtatttttttttagtattaccATGTGATCCTCGCCCTGCAAACGAAAAGCTACCTCTGCctgctctcatttttcttttttccattgtgttgcTTATTTAGTTGACAGTAAACCTCACTAAACTTTAACTTTTCATTCAGCCTCACTTCCcatcatttcttccaggttaatTTCTTGCTGAAGCATTTTTTGTAACAGTTCTTAAAATGTGGTCCTTTTGAGGTTCAGAACATCCTCACTCGCATTTCAATGATAGTATAGCTAGAtataaaattgtcattttttttttttcctgttgacaTTTAGCATCACCATTTAGCATCATTGTCTCACTATCAGCTTGTTCCTGGAGCTGCATTGTCATTCTTAATGCTTGCTTCTTTATAGGTGGTCTTCTCTTATTCTCCTATGCCCTGGTAGCTTTCAgagttttctctttgtttttgatatttatttttattcacacactttttaaagtgcttttgCTCACATTTATCTTGCCTGGCACCTCTGCCCTTTTGTTACAGGTGACTGATAGGCTTCTTAGCATTTATCCTCCTCATTCTGTGAGCCCCTTGGATCTGTGGTTTTGGTTTGGTGTCTGATTAACTTGGGGAAATTCTCAGCTGTTACCATTTCAGGTATTTCTTGTGTCCTATGTGCTCCTCCTGCTATTCCCATTATGCATATATTACACTTTTAGTAGTTACGCCACAGATTTTAGATATTCTGTTcctttctgggggtggggggggggttggccttttttttcctctctgcttttcagttttgGCAGTGGGTCTCAGCAGTGGGCTTAAAGTATTCAAAAAACCATGTTGaaaacagatgtgctgtcatccagactctgttgttccatttacagagcacaggctgtgtAGACGGAGCATAAATCAGATGGTGAGTGAGCACTGGCTTCAGCTTAACACCACCAGCTGCAGTAGCCCCTCCTCATAAGAGAGTCAGcctaagagagaggaaaaaaaaaaaagagtcagcctgtcctttgaagctttgaagcctGAAGCCAGGcactgacttctcctctctagttATTAAAGCCCTGGATGGCAGCTTCTTCCAGTGGATGGCTGTTCTATCTATACTGACAGTCTGTTGTTTAGTGCAGCCACCTTCTGTCACTATCTCACCTAAGTATTCTGTGTGACTTGCCACAGCTTCTGCATCAGCACTTGCACTTCTGTCCTGGAAACAGATGTCTTCTTgccttaaacctcatgaacctTAAACCTCCAGAAGCCTCAGACTTtttttctgcagcttcctcacctctcagcCTTCATGGAATTGAAAGGAGTTAGGGCCTGACTGTGGATTAGACAGTGACTTAAGACAGAGGCTATCTCTGACACCAGGAGCAGGGAGATGACTGTACTCAACCAGCAGGGACGTTGCCTCCAAGTGAGTGCCAtggggagcgggggtgggggggggactgCACCTTTTGTGGAGGTGATGCTCGAACCATGTCCTGATCCACAGGAGGAGCCCATCCAGGAAGGTTCAGGGCAGGAAGGCCCCGAGGCAGGATTTCATTTGGCACGTGGGGTGGGAATGTCTTAATGGTGGTGAACCGTGGACCTGGTTGATGGGGTTGTGGATCCTGCAGGGCGTGGGACAGGAGTCTGCATCGTATTCTGAATGCACAGCTGGAAGCCATGTAGGCGTTTCAGACCAGGAAGGTgacttttattagtttttaaaagtagGCTCTGGCCTTGTGTGGAGATGGATGGGGTGGCGTGAGTGTGgtagggaggagcctggtagggggCAGGGGTAGTTCGTGGACCAGGCAGAAGCTAAGGATAGTTAAACTGGTGTGGAAGCTGGGGAGACAGACAGGGTGAGGACTGTGCATATCTGGGGGTCTCACAGACCTCACCTCCACATGCTGACTTGACGCTGTTCATAGGCTTGGTGGCTGGTGTTACCTGTTCTCATGTTGCACACCATCCCAAAACTTAGTAGCTTCAAACAATAACTAATTCTTCTGAGTCTGTGGGTTGACTGGGTTCAGTTGGGTATTTCTTCTGCTTCATGAGCTGAAGGAAGGGGTATCTTGTGGCTCCACTTAGCTGGAGCTTGGTCTGCTAGAGCCTGTTTACATGTGGCCACCAGCCCTTCAGTGTCCCACCTGGGCACTGCAGCAGCTGGACTCGAGGAGGAAGGAAGCAGAAGCCACCAGCTCCCTTACGGCCTGGACTCAGAGGTCCCAGAATGTTATTACTTTTGCCATGTTCTGACTGGTTAGGCTTACCTCAGGCCTGCCAGGTTCCAGAGGAGGGAACATTGACTTCGCCTTTTGATACAGGAGATGAGTATGCCTTCAGGCTCAGGAGGAAACATGGGCTATACTTGGAAACTGTGTACCCCAAGTTTGAATTTCACTTGAAAACTCAAAGTCCTGGCAGAATTTCAGAGTTGGTTGGCCTCTGAAAGTTTTGGTGTCCACTTTGGGAAAGTAATCAAAGCAAAATTATTAAGGAAGGAATTCATGCTCTTCTCCCAACAAAGTTATTTTCTAGGCCAAGAGCAAGCTGATTCTACAAAAACAACTCAGGTTTCTAAACTTCATCCAATCCCTGGCAGGCCGCTTTGTAAATGTACTTTTTAATCTTCTGTCTGAGCTCTTTGCTATGAAACCTAATTGTCCGTGTTCTGTTACGACGTGGCCGAGGGCCCTTAAGCAGCCCTATGTGGAGAGCAGGCATTTGCAGACCTGTGGGGAGCAGGGACCACATCCCCTGGACCCTCTGGTCAGTCCTCTCCACTCACACTGTGTTGTAGGGATAATAATCTATGTCAGTCCTACTTTTGTGAGATTTACTCAGTAGAGATATACTGTAATAAATCCATATACACATGCAGCAGTGATTTCTGCTGTGGTAACAGAGATCCTTCATGAGACaggagccgtgtgtgtgtgtgtgtgtgtgtgtgtgacccacTTGATGCTTGGGCTGACTGATACTTGATGAATGGATTCAAGGTGCCTTATAGACAACATGAAACTTGGAGAAACTATATGtaacttaatatttttaattattttgtctttaaacTATTAAACTGGAGTTAGGTTTTCATATCCAGTTTTATGCAAAGGTACCTATGAAGTTTTTATGAACCTTAAATTTTCCAATTAAGTCCTACAGAAAGACCTACTT from Muntiacus reevesi chromosome 2, mMunRee1.1, whole genome shotgun sequence harbors:
- the KAT14 gene encoding cysteine-rich protein 2-binding protein isoform X3, whose translation is MYNLSLEGSGRQGYFRWKEDICAFIEKHWTFLLGNRKKTSTWWSTVAGCLSVGSPMYFRSGAQEFGEPGWWKLVHNRPPTLKPEGEKLSASALKVKAASKPTLDPIITVEGLRKRASRNPVESAMELKEKRSRTQEAKDIRRAQKEAAGFADRSSSSTPVKFISRGRRPDVILEKGEVIDFSSLSSSDRTPLTSPSPSPSLDFSAPGTPASHSATPSLLSEADLIPDVMPPQALFHDDDEMEGDGVIDPGMEYVPPPAGAAASGTGLGGRKKVRAPEQIKQEVESEEEKPDRMDIDSEDTDSNTSLQTRAREKRKPVLEKDRKPKGPKFTPVSIYEEKLLLRRLEACPGAVAMTPEARRLKRKLIVRQAKRDRGLPLFDLDQVVNAALLLVDGIYGAKDGGVSRLPAGQATYRTTCQDFRILDRYQTALPSRKGFRHQSTKFLYRLVGSEDMAVDQSIVSPYTSRILKPYIRRDYETKPPKLQLLSQIRSHRHRGDPHWTPEPDAPLDYCYVRPNHIPTINSMCQEFFWPGVDLSECLQYPDFSVVVLYKKVIIAFGFMVPDVKYNEAYISFLFVHPDWRRAGIATFMIYHLIQTCMGKDVTLHVSASNPAMLLYQKFGFKTEEYVLDFYDKYYPLESTECKHAFFLRLRR